One genomic segment of Sminthopsis crassicaudata isolate SCR6 chromosome 4, ASM4859323v1, whole genome shotgun sequence includes these proteins:
- the LOC141541022 gene encoding zinc finger protein 24-like isoform X4, translating into MSAELSEDSTLISPTLTEKESILRVKIEEDRTYGQKSGVRWNSCHGLEIFRQQFRQFGYQDSPGPREALSQLRQLCRLWLRPERHTKEQILELLVLEQFLTILPKELQTWVREHHPENGEEAVTILEDLERELDEPGHQVSFSGRAQEDLIEEMEPQEMAEESSNVQPLSMENELKWEAWEFHSLRHSDGEAQAENGESLPDQEISSGFSCISTDGEGIRCQ; encoded by the exons ATGTCTGCAGAATTGAGTGAAGATTCCACATTGATTTCTCCTACTCTAACTGAAAAAGAGAGTATTTTGAGAGTGAAGATTGAAGAGGACCGCACCTATGGACAAAAATCTGGTGTCCGTTGGAACAGCTGCCATGGTCTAGAAATCTTTCGCCAGCAGTTCAGGCAGTTTGGATACCAGGATTCACCAGGGCCCCGGGAAGCCTTGAGCCAGCTCCGTCAGCTTTGCCGTCTCTGGCTTAGACCAGAGAGGCACACAAAGGAGCAGATCCTGGAGCTACTGGTCCTGGAGCAGTTCTTGACCATCTTGCCCAAGGAACTCCAGACTTGGGTTCGAGAGCATCATCCAGAAAATGGAGAAGAGGCAGTGACCATTCTAGAAGATTTGGAGAGAGAGCTTGATGAGCCAGGACATCAG GTCTCATTCAGTGGGCGAGCACAGGAAGACCTTATAGAGGAAATGGAACCTCAGGAAATGGCCGAGGAATCATCAAATGTACAGCCCCTATCTATGGAGAATGAGCTTAAGTGGGAAGCCTGGGAATTTCATTCTCTAAGACACAGTG ATGGTGAAGCTCAGGCTGAGAATGGGGAGTCCCTTCCAGATCAGGAGATTTCTTCAG ggttttcttgtatctctacagatggagaaggaatcaggtgCCAGTGA
- the LOC141541022 gene encoding zinc finger protein 24-like isoform X3, with product MSAELSEDSTLISPTLTEKESILRVKIEEDRTYGQKSGVRWNSCHGLEIFRQQFRQFGYQDSPGPREALSQLRQLCRLWLRPERHTKEQILELLVLEQFLTILPKELQTWVREHHPENGEEAVTILEDLERELDEPGHQVSFSGRAQEDLIEEMEPQEMAEESSNVQPLSMENELKWEAWEFHSLRHSDGEAQAENGESLPDQEISSGTFIDNTPHHRDKVLPFFSPILLFDSSSIL from the exons ATGTCTGCAGAATTGAGTGAAGATTCCACATTGATTTCTCCTACTCTAACTGAAAAAGAGAGTATTTTGAGAGTGAAGATTGAAGAGGACCGCACCTATGGACAAAAATCTGGTGTCCGTTGGAACAGCTGCCATGGTCTAGAAATCTTTCGCCAGCAGTTCAGGCAGTTTGGATACCAGGATTCACCAGGGCCCCGGGAAGCCTTGAGCCAGCTCCGTCAGCTTTGCCGTCTCTGGCTTAGACCAGAGAGGCACACAAAGGAGCAGATCCTGGAGCTACTGGTCCTGGAGCAGTTCTTGACCATCTTGCCCAAGGAACTCCAGACTTGGGTTCGAGAGCATCATCCAGAAAATGGAGAAGAGGCAGTGACCATTCTAGAAGATTTGGAGAGAGAGCTTGATGAGCCAGGACATCAG GTCTCATTCAGTGGGCGAGCACAGGAAGACCTTATAGAGGAAATGGAACCTCAGGAAATGGCCGAGGAATCATCAAATGTACAGCCCCTATCTATGGAGAATGAGCTTAAGTGGGAAGCCTGGGAATTTCATTCTCTAAGACACAGTG ATGGTGAAGCTCAGGCTGAGAATGGGGAGTCCCTTCCAGATCAGGAGATTTCTTCAG GAACATTCATCGATAATACTCCTCACCACCGAGACAaggttttaccttttttttcccccatccttcTCTTTGACTCTTCATCCATCCTGTAG
- the LOC141541022 gene encoding zinc finger protein 24-like isoform X5 yields the protein MSAELSEDSTLISPTLTEKESILRVKIEEDRTYGQKSGVRWNSCHGLEIFRQQFRQFGYQDSPGPREALSQLRQLCRLWLRPERHTKEQILELLVLEQFLTILPKELQTWVREHHPENGEEAVTILEDLERELDEPGHQVSFSGRAQEDLIEEMEPQEMAEESSNVQPLSMENELKWEAWEFHSLRHSDGEAQAENGESLPDQEISSDGEGIRCQ from the exons ATGTCTGCAGAATTGAGTGAAGATTCCACATTGATTTCTCCTACTCTAACTGAAAAAGAGAGTATTTTGAGAGTGAAGATTGAAGAGGACCGCACCTATGGACAAAAATCTGGTGTCCGTTGGAACAGCTGCCATGGTCTAGAAATCTTTCGCCAGCAGTTCAGGCAGTTTGGATACCAGGATTCACCAGGGCCCCGGGAAGCCTTGAGCCAGCTCCGTCAGCTTTGCCGTCTCTGGCTTAGACCAGAGAGGCACACAAAGGAGCAGATCCTGGAGCTACTGGTCCTGGAGCAGTTCTTGACCATCTTGCCCAAGGAACTCCAGACTTGGGTTCGAGAGCATCATCCAGAAAATGGAGAAGAGGCAGTGACCATTCTAGAAGATTTGGAGAGAGAGCTTGATGAGCCAGGACATCAG GTCTCATTCAGTGGGCGAGCACAGGAAGACCTTATAGAGGAAATGGAACCTCAGGAAATGGCCGAGGAATCATCAAATGTACAGCCCCTATCTATGGAGAATGAGCTTAAGTGGGAAGCCTGGGAATTTCATTCTCTAAGACACAGTG ATGGTGAAGCTCAGGCTGAGAATGGGGAGTCCCTTCCAGATCAGGAGATTTCTTCAG atggagaaggaatcaggtgCCAGTGA
- the LOC141541022 gene encoding zinc finger protein 24-like isoform X1 — MSAELSEDSTLISPTLTEKESILRVKIEEDRTYGQKSGVRWNSCHGLEIFRQQFRQFGYQDSPGPREALSQLRQLCRLWLRPERHTKEQILELLVLEQFLTILPKELQTWVREHHPENGEEAVTILEDLERELDEPGHQVSFSGRAQEDLIEEMEPQEMAEESSNVQPLSMENELKWEAWEFHSLRHSDGEAQAENGESLPDQEISSGIEPQDDISRTLNIDVAQIFKYGEICQREGRFERKQGNPSRKKQHKCDECGKLFSQSSALILHQRIHSGEKPYECDECGKAFSRSSILIQHQRIHTGEKPYKCHECGKAFSQNSGLINHQRIHTGEKPYECSECGKAYSQSSNLFRHQRRHSEEKILSMS, encoded by the exons ATGTCTGCAGAATTGAGTGAAGATTCCACATTGATTTCTCCTACTCTAACTGAAAAAGAGAGTATTTTGAGAGTGAAGATTGAAGAGGACCGCACCTATGGACAAAAATCTGGTGTCCGTTGGAACAGCTGCCATGGTCTAGAAATCTTTCGCCAGCAGTTCAGGCAGTTTGGATACCAGGATTCACCAGGGCCCCGGGAAGCCTTGAGCCAGCTCCGTCAGCTTTGCCGTCTCTGGCTTAGACCAGAGAGGCACACAAAGGAGCAGATCCTGGAGCTACTGGTCCTGGAGCAGTTCTTGACCATCTTGCCCAAGGAACTCCAGACTTGGGTTCGAGAGCATCATCCAGAAAATGGAGAAGAGGCAGTGACCATTCTAGAAGATTTGGAGAGAGAGCTTGATGAGCCAGGACATCAG GTCTCATTCAGTGGGCGAGCACAGGAAGACCTTATAGAGGAAATGGAACCTCAGGAAATGGCCGAGGAATCATCAAATGTACAGCCCCTATCTATGGAGAATGAGCTTAAGTGGGAAGCCTGGGAATTTCATTCTCTAAGACACAGTG ATGGTGAAGCTCAGGCTGAGAATGGGGAGTCCCTTCCAGATCAGGAGATTTCTTCAGGTATAGAACCACAGGATGATATTTCCAGAACTCTTAATATAGACGTTGCTCAGATATTCAAATATGGAGAAATCTGTCAGCGTGAAGGCAGATTTGAAAGAAAACAGGGAAATCCCTCTCGTAAAAAACAGCATAAATGTGATGAATGTGGTAAACTCTTTAGCCAGAGCTCAGCACTTATTCTACACCAGAGAATCCACAGTGGGGAGAAACCCTATGAATGTGAtgagtgtgggaaagccttcagccgGAGTTCAATCCTTattcaacatcagagaatccacactggagaaaaaccatataaatgtcatgaatgtgggaaagctttcagtCAGAATTCTGGGCTTATTaatcatcagagaatccatactggggAAAAACCCTATGAATGTAGTGAGTGTGGGAAAGCTTATAGTCAAAGCTCAAATCTTTTTAGGCATCAGCGAAGACATAGTGAAGAAAAAATCCTATCAATGTCATGA